From the Ascaphus truei isolate aAscTru1 chromosome 15, aAscTru1.hap1, whole genome shotgun sequence genome, one window contains:
- the LOC142466744 gene encoding uncharacterized protein LOC142466744: MERCRSRVQQLPPVSKPHSQTDKCVQRQAPIIHPCQHCKVAFSSQDYLFKHLKFKHPKEYMEKMRTEQSCNIPTNMTENASFSQSRQLINNVTASHSKTYILAAATGKDLGESGKSLTWFSDQNAQKRTQTGERPHVCGECGKGFSVLSSLNTHMRTHTGERPHVCGECGKGFSQLSTLNTHTRTHTGERPHLCGECGKGFIDLSTLKTHTRTHTGEKPHVCGECGKGFSNLSSLNTHKRRHTGERPHVCGECGKGFHASSSLERHKRTHTGERPHVCGECGKGFSQLSSLKTHTRTHTGERPHLCGECGKGFSDCSSLKTHKRSHTGEKPHICGECGKGFSVLSSLKTHKRTHTGERPHVCGECGKGFSDSTSLNSHKRTHTGEKPHVCGECGKGFSHLSRLNTHKMTHTGERPHVCGECGKGFSILSSLNTHKMTHTGERPHVCGECGKGFSQLSSLNSHKRTHTGERPHVCGECGKGFSHLSSLKTHKDTHRGETACMWGIWEGI, translated from the coding sequence TACAAAGACAAGcaccaataatccacccatgccaacactgcaaggttgctttcagcagtcaggattacctcttcaaacatctgaagttcaagCACCCAAAGgagtatatggaaaagatgaggacagaacaatcttgcaacattccaacaaatatgacagaaaatgcatctttcagccagtcaaggcaattaataaacaatgtaactgcttctcattccaaaacatatatattagcagctgccaccggaaaagatcttggagaaagtgggaagagtctgacttggttTTCAGATCAGAACGCACAGAAGAGAACACAGaccggggagagaccgcatgtatgtggggaatgtgggaagggatttagtgtgttatccagtctgaacacacacatgagaacacacactggggagagaccgcatgtatgtggggaatgtgggaagggatttagtcagttatccaccctgaacacacacacgaggacacacactggggagagaccgcatttatgtggggaatgtgggaagggatttattgACTTATCCACTCTGAAAACACACacgagaacacacacaggggagaaaccacatgtatgtggggaatgtgggaagggatttagtaatttatccagcctgaacacacacaagaggagacacacaggggagagaccgcatgtatgtggggaatgtgggaagggatttcatGCGTCATCAAGCCTGgagagacacaagaggacacacacaggggagagaccgcatgtatgtggggaatgtgggaagggatttagtcagttatccagcctgaaaacacacacgaggacacacacaggggagagaccgcatttatgtggggaatgtgggaagggatttagtgactgttCCAGTCTGAAAACACACAAGagatcacacacaggggagaaaccacatatatgtggggaatgtgggaagggatttagtgtgttatccagtcTGAAaacacacaagagaacacacacaggggagagaccgcatgtatgtggggaatgtgggaagggatttagtgactctACCAGTCTGAACtcacacaagagaacacacacaggggagaaaccacatgtatgtggggaatgtgggaagggatttagtcacttatccaggctgaacacacacaagatgacacacacaggggagagaccgcatgtatgtggggaatgtgggaagggatttagtattttatccagcctgaacacacacaagatgacacacacaggggagagaccgcatgtatgtggggaatgtgggaagggatttagtcagttatccagcctgaactcacacaagagaacacacacaggggagagaccacatgtatgtggggaatgtgggaagggatttagtcacttaTCCAGTCTGAAGACtcacaaggacacacacaggggagagactgcatgtatgtggggaatttgggaagggatttag